From one Henningerozyma blattae CBS 6284 chromosome 1, complete genome genomic stretch:
- the TBLA0A03380 gene encoding arginine--tRNA ligase (similar to Saccharomyces cerevisiae YDR341C and MSR1 (YHR091C); ancestral locus Anc_5.393), whose translation MIIFTKNAGFRYLQLTRIYKSYNRLILKTLTTYSLRRCLYTNKNRYNNSVLTTKKYELCCLHNKKNYSQNSKIKDNTSYARDEKDVFEKPKLFITNHIATQLGIDTSLVHDAIDIPKKTTLGDLILPLPKLRLIGTNYTELGKKLVNTIPSSKYIKTIVAHNAFIQIFLNPLYIYQTLLPKVLTEKENFGRYNEGKGKKVIIEFSSPNIAKPFHAGHLRSTIIGGFLSNLYDTMGWSVTKLNYLGDWGKQFGLLAVGFEKYGVKEDFLKDPINHLFEIYVKISQDIARENDLPDIHRKTDREAKQFFERMENGDEEALDIWRNFRSLSIDKYIETYSRLNIEYDSYCGESKVPKKTIEYVINRLKEDHLLKKKDGAMVVNLTTIEEDLGLAILQKSDKTSIYLSRDIGEALERYNKYKFDKMIYVVACQQDFYFRQLLATLKLMNFDWVNKLEHISFGMVKGMSTRKGKVVFLDTILNEAQEKMYAQMIKDQDKLKQIKNPKETADKVGISGVMIQDMQSKRATNYEFSWNRMLSFEGDTGPYLQYSHCRLKSIEDKNQVYMRNILTNLDFSLLDDKEAIELVRIMAQYPTVLSKALENSEPSTVVLYLFRLTHQISSCYKTLWVDNEEKRIAKARLALYSSARHILHNGLRILGITPIDRM comes from the coding sequence atgataatatttacCAAAAATGCTGGCTTCAGATATCTGCAATTAACgagaatatataaatcgTATAATAGGTTAATCCTAAAGACTTTAACTACTTATTCCTTAAGGAGATGCTTATATACTAATAAGAATAGATACAATAACAGTGTCCtaacaacaaaaaaatatgagtTGTGCTGTCTacacaataaaaaaaactattctcagaattcaaaaattaaagataatacATCATATGCACGTGATGAGAAAGATGTTTTTGAAAAACCCAAACTGTTTATTACGAATCATATTGCAACTCAACTTGGAATTGATACTAGCTTAGTACATGATGCAATTGATATACCTAAAAAGACGACATTAGgtgatttaattttaccaTTGCCCAAGTTACGACTAATAGGTACAAACTACACAGAACTTGGAAAAAAACTGGTTAACACTATTCCTAGttctaaatatattaaaacgATTGTTGCTCATAACGCattcattcaaatatttcttaatccactatatatataccaAACACTTCTACCAAAAGTATTGactgaaaaagaaaattttggGAGATATAATGAAGGTAAAGGTAAGAAAGTAATTATCGAATTTTCGTCCCCAAATATTGCAAAGCCCTTTCATGCTGGCCATTTAAGGTCGACAATTATAGGTggatttttatcaaatttgTATGATACAATGGGTTGGTCAGTTACAAAATTAAACTATTTAGGAGATTGGGGAAAACAATTTGGCTTATTAGCCGttggatttgaaaaatacgGAGTTAAAgaagattttttaaaggaCCCTATTAATCATTTGTTCGAGATATACGTCAAAATAAGCCAAGATATTGCAAGAGAAAATGATCTCCCAGACATTCACCGTAAAACTGATCGGGAGGCCAAACAGTTTTTTGAAAGAATGGAAAATGGAGATGAAGAAGCTCTGGATATCTGGAGGAACTTTCGGTCATTAtctattgataaatatattgaaactTATTCTCGTTTGAATATTGAATATGATAGTTATTGCGGGGAATCAAAGGTGCCTAAGAAAACAATAGAATACGTAATCAATAGATTAAAAGAGGAtcatttattgaaaaaaaaagatggCGCCATGGTGGTTAACTTAACTACTATAGAGGAGGACTTAGGTCTAGCGATCTTACAAAAGTCGGACAAAACCTCAATATATCTTTCTAGGGATATAGGTGAAGCACTTGAGAGgtataataaatacaaGTTTGATAAAATGATCTATGTAGTTGCATGCCAACAAGACTTTTATTTTCGACAATTACTTGCAACGTTAAAGCTCATGAACTTTGATTGGGTCAACAAATTAGAACATATTTCATTTGGAATGGTGAAAGGTATGTCAACCAGAAAAGGTAAAGTGGTGTTCCTAGATACTATTCTAAATGAAGCTCAAGAAAAAATGTATGCTCAAATGATAAAGGACCAGgacaaattaaaacaaattaaaaatccAAAGGAAACTGCAGATAAAGTTGGAATTTCTGGGGTAATGATACAGGATATGCAATCTAAAAGGGCGACTAATTATGAATTTTCCTGGAATAGAATGCTTTCATTCGAAGGTGATACAGGCCCATATTTACAGTATTCACATTGCAGACTTAAGTctattgaagataaaaatcAAGTGTATAtgagaaatattttgacTAACCttgatttttcattattagatgataaAGAAGCAATCGAATTAGTAAGAATAATGGCACAATACCCAACAGTATTATCTAAGGCATTAGAAAATTCAGAACCATCTACGGTGgtattatatttgtttcGTTTGACTCATCAAATATCCAGTTGTTATAAAACACTTTGGGTGGATAATGAAGAGAAAAGAATTGCCAAAGCAAGATTAGCTTTATATTCTTCTGCAAGGCATATCTTGCATAATGGTTTAAGAATTTTAGGAATAACGCCTATAGACAGAATGtaa
- the TBLA0A03370 gene encoding DUF4112 domain-containing protein, translated as MSMFVKNAAASYLGEFNGGRNPFTEEYEVQEKSRLHGTVRAVIKSRDKPIPEYIPSEIQHMIKSVRKKAYRRELMFRVSGIKFGWLNVLQLLPVVGGLIGLYFQYSLILEIQEVIGKIPADLKAKFSFNIIVDFLLNLIPIIGDFLSALYKPNCRNVMALEAHLDNQYRPGKSEGFFSSLTHHSKKTEDYPPSSVDTKVDILSGANTINSSAFKPSEPPVYSPTDPASSDSTRIPTSGLSARAAGSPAHINTNTRKPTSSK; from the coding sequence ATGTCGATGTTTGTAAAAAATGCTGCTGCTAGTTACCTGGGTGAATTTAATGGAGGGAGAAATCCATTCACTGAAGAATACGAGGTTCAGGAAAAATCCAGACTTCATGGAACAGTTCGTGCAGTGATTAAAAGTAGAGATAAGCCCATTCCAGAATATATTCCCTCTGAAATTCAACACATGATTAAATCTGTTAGAAAAAAAGCTTATCGAAGAGAATTAATGTTTCGAGTTTCTGgaattaaatttggatGGCTGAATGTTCTACAGTTGCTCCCTGTAGTTGGTGGACTTATTGGGCTCTATTTCCAATATAGTTTAATCCTAGAAATTCAAGAGGTTATTGGTAAGATTCCAGCAGATCTAAAGGCCAAATTTtcctttaatattattgttgattTTTTGTTAAACTTAATACCCATTATTGGTGATTTCTTAAGTGCCCTATACAAGCCAAATTGTAGAAATGTAATGGCTTTGGAAGCTCATTTGGATAATCAATATAGGCCAGGTAAATCAGAAGgtttcttttcttctttaaccCATCATAGCAAAAAAACTGAAGATTACCCGCCATCATCAGTTGATACTAAAGTTGATATTCTATCTGGAGCTAATACTATAAATAGTTCAGCATTTAAGCCTTCAGAACCACCAGTATATTCTCCTACAGATCCAGCTAGTAGTGACAGTACAAGAATTCCAACTAGCGGTTTATCTGCTCGTGCGGCTGGGTCGCCTGCACATATTAACACTAATACAAGAAAACCAACTTCTAGTAAGTGA
- the TBLA0A03390 gene encoding sugar porter family MFS transporter (similar to Saccharomyces cerevisiae HXT7 (YDR342C) and HXT4 (YHR092C); ancestral locus Anc_5.394) yields the protein MSEYDKTHPVEQTDIATEIEGAIESQSMVSGSYSNRDDDMKKEFSDTGSLTPEAAIDIPKKPASAYLSVCIMCVMVAFGGYISGWDSGTIGGFESHTDFLARFGSTSGSGTRYLSKVRTGLLTSMFNIGQAIGCFFLGRLGDMYGRRMAIIIASIIFVVGTIIQIASVKAWYQYMIGRIVAGLGCGIIAISSPMLISEVSPKHLRGAMVSCYQLMITMGIFLGYCANYGTKKYDDSRQWRVPLGLQFAWCLFLVGAMLFVPESPRFLIEKGRYEDGKRSIAKSNKVSPDDPAVILEADEIQAAVDKERAEGTATWGDMLDTKHKILPRVINGIMLLALQQLTGANYFFYYGTLIFKAVGLEDGYETSIVFGVVNFFSTFVALYLVDRFGRRTCLLWGAAGMTCCMVVFASVGVTRLWPKGKNGGVTSQGAGNCMICFSCFFIFCFATSWAPVPFVIISESFPLKVKAKGMALATVSNQMWNFAIGFFTVFITGAINFYYGYVFLGCLVFAWFYVFFFVPETKGMVLEDVNVMWEEGVLPWKSASWVPPSERGADYDVAAMANDDQPAWKKMFGK from the coding sequence atGTCTGAATACGACAAAACTCATCCTGTAGAACAAACTGACATCGCCACGGAAATTGAAGGTGCCATTGAATCCCAATCAATGGTATCCGGTTCCTACTCTAACAGAGACGATGatatgaaaaaagaattttctgATACTGGATCTTTAACCCCAGAAGCTGCTATTGATATCCCAAAGAAACCAGCCTCTGCCTATTTATCAGTCTGTATCATGTGTGTCATGGTTGCATTCGGTGGTTACATTTCTGGTTGGGATTCTGGTACCATTGGTGGTTTTGAATCTCATACTGATTTCTTGGCTAGATTTGGTTCTACCAGTGGTTCTGGCACTCGTTATTTGTCCAAGGTTAGAACTGGTTTGCTGACTTCCATGTTCAACATTGGTCAAGCCATTGGTTGTTTCTTCTTAGGTCGTTTGGGTGATATGTATGGTCGTCGTATggctattattattgcttCTATTATTTTCGTCGTCGGTactattattcaaattgcTTCTGTTAAGGCTTGGTACCAATATATGATTGGTAGAATTGTTGCTGGTCTAGGTTGTGgtattattgctatttcATCTCCTATGTTGATTTCCGAAGTCTCTCCAAAACATTTAAGAGGTGCTATGGTCTCCTGTTACCAATTGATGATTACCATGGGTATTTTCTTAGGTTACTGTGCTAACTACGGtactaaaaaatatgatgatTCTCGTCAATGGAGAGTCCCATTAGGTTTACAATTTGCTTGGTGTTTGTTTTTAGTCGGTGCCATGTTATTCGTTCCAGAATCTCCAAGATTCTTGATTGAAAAGGGTAGATACGAAGATGGTAAACGTTCTATTGCCAAGTCCAACAAGGTTTCTCCAGATGATCCAGCTGTTATTTTGGAAGCTGATGAAATTCAAGCTGCTGTCGACAAGGAAAGAGCTGAAGGTACCGCCACCTGGGGTGATATGTTGGATACTAAACACAAGATTCTTCCAAGAGTTATCAACGGTATTATGTTATTAGCTTTGCAACAATTGACTGGTGctaattatttcttctacTATGGTACTTTGATTTTCAAGGCTGTCGGTTTAGAAGATGGTTATGAAACTTCTATTGTTTTTGGTGTTGTTAATTTCTTCTCCACTTTTGTTGCCTTGTATTTAGTTGATAGATTCGGTAGAAGAACTTGTTTATTGTGGGGTGCCGCTGGTATGACCTGTTGTATGGTTGTCTTTGCTTCTGTTGGTGTTACTAGATTATGGCCAAAGGGTAAGAACGGTGGTGTCACTTCTCAAGGTGCTGGTAACTGTATGATTTGTTTCTCCtgtttctttattttctgttTCGCTACTTCATGGGCTCCAGTTCCATTCGTTATTATTTCTGAATCTTTCCCATTGAAGGTTAAGGCCAAGGGTATGGCTTTAGCTACTGTTTCCAACCAAATGTGGAACTTTGCTATTGGTTTCTTCACCGTTTTCATTACTGGTGCTATTAACTTCTACTACGGTTACGTTTTCTTAGGTTGTTTAGTTTTCGCCTGGTTTTACGTTTTCTTCTTTGTTCCAGAAACTAAAGGTATGGTTTTGGAAGATGTCAACGTTATGTGGGAAGAAGGTGTCTTACCATGGAAATCCGCCTCTTGGGTTCCACCATCTGAAAGAGGTGCTGATTATGATGTTGCTGCTATGGCCAATGATGATCAACCAGCTTGGAAGAAAATGTTTGGTAAATAA